From Polyodon spathula isolate WHYD16114869_AA chromosome 26, ASM1765450v1, whole genome shotgun sequence, one genomic window encodes:
- the LOC121300558 gene encoding uncharacterized protein LOC121300558 has translation MESLAEKSPIVTQERENKTEDKQVIKKKKGFLRVFFIQLSHFGPLKFVASVLRNLSWLAGLSCPVEDLGAAEAHTPALIRHCRTGKKRLRRVTRVLLSYIPYRLQSALGYPVPSSIGKTAVSEEVRCSPTKPSGKGNKRKQEDVDEEEHQSWVEALNQELGDEDSEGDPTYAPSSDGESDSEENRTHNDTESDIEEVAEEGKAIIKELDAAKAASTEGGSTGIQNREHSEQQL, from the exons GACAAGCAAGtgataaagaagaaaaaaggttTTTTGAGAGTGTTTTTCATCCAGCTCTCGCACTTTGGCCCGCTGAAATTTGTG GCGAGCGTGCTGCGTAATCTGTCGTGGTTGGCGGGTCTCTCATGTCCGGTGGAGGATCTGGGCGCAGCCGAAGCCCACACACCGGCCCTCATTCGGCACTGTCGCACCGGGAAGAAGCGGCTGCGCAGAGTCACGCGTGTGCTGCTCTCTTACATCCCCTACCGGCTACAGAGTGCGCTCGGCTACCCTGTCCCCAGCAGCATCGGCAAGACGGCCGTCTCTGAAG AAGTGCGCTGCTCTCCTACCAAGCCCTCTGGGAAAGGTAACAAGCGTAAACAGGAAGATGTGGATGAGGAGGAGCACCAGTCCTGGGTGGAGGCCCTGAACCAGGAGTTGGGGGATGAGGACAGCGAGGGGGATCCCACTTACGCG CCGAGCAGTGACGGTGAGAGTGATAGCGAGGAGAACAGGACTCACAATGACACAGAGAGTGACATAGAGGAGGTGGCGGAAGAGGGCAAAGCCATTATCAAAGAGTTGGATGCAGCTAAGGCGGCATCCACTGAG GGTGGTTCTACTGGGATACAGAACAGAGAGCACTCAGAGCAGCAATTGTGA